A genomic region of Bactrocera dorsalis isolate Fly_Bdor chromosome 3, ASM2337382v1, whole genome shotgun sequence contains the following coding sequences:
- the LOC105226668 gene encoding protein patched has product MVAPTMDGLPRVPDTHGDVVDEKLFSDLYVRTSWVDAHVALDQIDKGKARGNRTAIYLRSVFQSHLESLGSSVQKHAGKMLFVAILVLSTFCVGLKSAQIHSKVHQLWIQEGGRLESELAYTQKTIGEDEFSTHQLVIQTAQDANASVLHPQALLAHLEVLKKATAVKVHMYDTEWGLRDMCNSPTTPSFEGHYYIEQIFKHLIPCSIITPLDCFWEGSQLLGPEFPVQIPGIDKRIMWSTMNPSNLVQTMKQQMSDQKIPFDFDMVEQYMKRAGITAGYTEKPCLDPKSAECPETAPNKDSQQPPDVGAILTGGCYGYATKYMHWPEELIVGGVQRNRSSHLRKAKGLQTVVQLMTEKEMFDLWNENYKVHHIGWTQEKAAEVLNAWQRNFSKEVETLLKSNRRISNKYDIYVFSSATLDDILAKYSNPSPISIVIGVIATVIYAFCTLIRWKDPVKGQSSVGVAGVLLIGFSTAAGLGLCALLGIVFNAASTQVVPFLALGFGVDHIFMLTAAYAESNRKEQTKYILKKVGPSILFSASVTSGSFFAAVFIPVPALKVFCLQAAIVMCFNLAAALLVFPAMISLDLRRRTAGRADIFCCCFPVWKEKPVATAVCNTRYNNTNRRNSYAVKNCNNRSTAMSAQQPQLKQQEEALLSCAEKRMPSFSLSNFAFKYYTPFLLQSWVKFLTISTFVGTLVFSLYASTRLQDGLDLIDLVPKDTNEFKFLNAQASMFGFYSMYAVTQGNFEYPTNQRLLHEYHEAFVRVPHVIKNDNGGLPDFWLSLFRDWLINLQRIFDREFSEGRLTPEGWLPNATSDAILAYKLLVQTGYVDNPVDKSGVTQNRLVDSEGIINPKAFYNYLSAWATNDVFAYGASQGKLHPEPRHFYHTAGEYDLKIPKSLPLVYAQMPFYLHGLNCTSEIKTLIGHIRDLSVKFEARGLPNYPSGIPFIFWEQYMTLRWSLALILCISLVAAFMLISILLLSVWAAVLVVFSVVASLIQIFGAMTILGIKLSAIPAVILILSVGMIVCLTVQISLGFITSVGNRERRIHLSMQMSLGPLIHGVLTSAVAVFMLSTSPFEFVIRHFFWLLLVVLCVGACNGLVLFPIILSMCGPEAELVPLEHPDRISTPSPVMSRCKRANKTVVVHGGRSSRSCSKNMHHHKDININDPSLTTITEEPPSWKSSSSSIQMNNEWNGTNMNMNNAHYATNGAPQQMNNYNMNNYYMHRQQPNYMQQHHHFQSAPSAPPAQQQCTQQNIYGAPTFLKTTHPAQQQQQQHAHHQTQQPQQQQQQPTPPPTTSAQHSTHTLGGPHETGNFPELQSIVVQPEVTVETHHSDTNTTKVTATANIKVELVTPGRAVRSYNFSS; this is encoded by the exons GGCAAAGCGCGAGGGAACCGCACCGCTATCTACCTACGTTCAGTATTTCAATCGCATCTCGAATCATTGGGTAGTTCGGTACAAAAGCATGCGGGTAAAATGCTCTTCGTGGCCATACTAGTGTTAAGCACATTTTGTGTGGGACTGAAGAGCGCACAAATACATTCGAAAGTACACCAACTGTGGATACAAGAAGGTGGCCGCTTAGAATCTGAACTCGCCTATACACAAAAAACGATTGGTGAAGATGAGTTCTCAACGCACCAGCTTGTCATACAGACGGCGCAAGATGCGAATGCGTCGGTGCTGCATCCGCAAGCATTGCTGGCGCATCTGGAAGTGTTAAAGAAGGCGACGGCGGTAAAGGTGCATATGTACGATACGGAGTGGGGTTTACGTGATATGTGCAATTCGCCGACAACGCCAAGCTTTGAGGGTCACTACTACATCGAACAGATATTTAAGCATTTAATACCTTGTTCGATAATAACGCCGCTGGATTGCTTCTGGGAGGGTAGTCAACTGTTGGGACCGGAATTTCCAGTGCAAATACC TGGCATCGATAAGCGCATCATGTGGAGCACAATGAATCCGTCGAATCTCGTGCAGACGATGAAACAGCAAATGAGTGATCAGAAAATACCATTCGACTTTGATATGGTGGAGCAGTATATGAAGCGTGCCGGCATTACGGCTGGTTATACGGAGAAGCCGTGTTTGGATCCCAAGAGTGCTGAGTGTCCGGAAACGGCGCCGAATAAGGATAGCCAGCAACCACCTGATGTCGGTGCTATACTCACCGGCGGCTGTTACGGCTATGCCACCAAGTACATGCATTGGCCGGAAGAGCTCATTGTCGGCGGTGTACAACGCAATCGTTCCAGTCATTTGCGTAAGGCGAAAGGTCTACAAACGGTGGTGCAACTGATGACCGAGAAAGAAATGTTTGATTTGTGGAATGAAAACTATAAAGTACATCATATCGGTTGGACACAGGAGAAAGCCGCGGAAGTGTTGAATGCGTGGCAGCGTAATTTTTCCAAAGAGGTTGAGACGCTATTGAAAAGCAATCGACGTATATCGAATAAGTATGACATTTATGTGTTTTCATCGGCCACATTGGATGATATACTGGCCAAGTATTCCAATCCCAGTCCGATTAGTATTGTAATTGGCGTAATTGCGACGGTAATTTATGCTTTTTGTACGCTCATACGTTGGAAGGATCCGGTTAAGGGACAGAGTAGTGTTGGTGTAGCGGGCGTGCTGCTCATCGGTTTCTCGACCGCTGCTGGTTTGGGCCTTTGCGCGCTACTCGGTATCGTTTTCAATGCCGCGAGCACGCAAGTTGTACCCTTTCTTGCGCTCGGCTTTGGCGTTGATCACATTTTTATGCTCACCGCTGCTTATGCGGAGAGTAATCGTAAAGAGCAGACAAAATACATATTGAAGAAAGTCGGACCGAGCATACTCTTCAGCGCTAGCGTCACATCGGGTTCATTCTTTGCAGCCGTTTTTATACCAGTGCCCGCCTTGAAAGTGTTCTGCCTACAAGCTGCTATTGTTATGTGCTTCAATTTAGCTGCGGCGCTACTCGTTTTCCCCGCCATGATTTCTTTGGATTTACGTCGACGTACTGCTGGCCGTGCGGATATCTTCTGCTGTTGCTTTCCTGTGTGGAAGGAGAAACCGGTAGCGACAGCTGTGTGCAACACGCGTTACAACAACACTAATCGCCGTAATTCGTATGCTGTGAAGAACTGCAACAATCGTTCCACTGCCATGTCGGCACAACAGCCACAACTGAAGCAGCAAGAGGAAGCACTACTTTCCTGCGCCGAGAAACGCATGCCATCCTTTTCGCTGTCGAATTTCGCTTTCAAATACTATACGCCATTCTTGTTGCAAAGCTGGGTGAAATTCTTAACAATTAGCACATTCGTTGGTACGCTAGTCTTCAGTTTATACGCCTCGACGCGTCTACAAGATGGACTTGATCTGATCGATCTGGTGCCGAAGGACACAAATGAGTTTAAATTTCTTAATGCACAAGCATCGATGTTCGGTTTCTATAGCATGTATGCGGTGACGCAGGGAAATTTTGAATATCCCACCAATCAACGTTTGCTGCATGAGTACCATGAGGCTTTTGTGCGTGTACCACACGTTATTAAGAATGATAATGGCGGTTTGCCCGACTTTTGGCTCTCACTATTCCGTGATTGGTTAATCAACCTGCAACGCATATTTGACCGTGAGTTTAGTGAGGGACGTCTAACGCCCGAAGGTTGGCTGCCCAATGCTACAAGCGATGCTATATTGGCGTACAAATTACTCGTGCAAACCGGTTATGTTGATAACCCTGTAGACAAAAGTGGCGTCACACAAAATCGTTTAGTCGACAGTGAGGGCATAATCAATCCAAAGGCGTTTTACAACTATCTGTCAGCTTGGGCCACTAATGATGTATTCGCCTACGGTGCATCACAG GGTAAATTGCATCCAGAGCCACGTCACTTTTACCACACTGCCGGTGAATACGATCTCAAAATACCGAAGAGTCTACCATTGGTGTATGCGCAGATGCCTTTCTATTTGCATGGGCTGAACTGCACATCGGAAATTAAGACGCTAATTGGACATATACGTGATTTGAGCGTGAAATTTGAGGCGCGCGGTCTACCAAATTATCCATCAG GCATACCCTTTATATTCTGGGAACAGTACATGACGCTACGCTGGTCACTCGCACTAATACTATGCATTTCGCTTGTCGCTGCTTTCATGTTGATCTCAATATTGCTGCTTTCTGTTTGGGCTGCCGTTTTGGTCGTATTCAGCGTTGTCGCATCGTTGATACAAATATTCGGCGCCATGACAATACTCGGCATAAAACTCTCAGCCATCCCGGCAGTGATACTGATATTAAGTGTCGGCATGATTGTCTGTCTTACAGTGCAAATTTCACTG GGTTTCATCACTTCCGTGGGTAATCGCGAGCGTCGCATACATCTCTCCATGCAAATGTCACTCGGTCCACTTATACACGGCGTACTCACTTCCGCTGTAGCCGTATTTATGCTCTCTACCTCACCCTTCGAATTCGTCATACGTCATTTCTTTTGGTTACTCCTTGTTGTGCTCTGCGTCGGCGCTTGCAATGGACTCGTACTCTTTCCTATTATCTTAAGCATGTGCGGTCCTGAGGCTGAACTGGTGCCACTCGAACATCCAGATCGCATTTCAACACCATCCCCTGTAATGTCGCGTTGCAAACGTGCCAACAAAACGGTGGTGGTGCATGGTGGTCGCTCGTCACGTTCCTGCAGCAAGAATATGCATCATCACAAGGATATCAACATTAATGATCCCTCATTAACGACCATTACCGAAGAGCCACCCTCATGGAAATCCTCCTCCTCATCCATACAAATGAATAACGAATGGAATGGCAccaatatgaatatgaataacGCACATTATGCTACAAATGGCGCGCCACAACAAATGAACAATTACAACATGAATAATTACTATATGCATCGGCAGCAACCGAATTACATGCAGCAGCATCATCACTTTCAGTCAGCACCATCAGCaccaccggcacaacaacagtGCACGCAACAAAACATTTATGGTGCGCCTACATTTCTCAAAACAACACATccagcacagcaacaacaacagcaacatgcgCATCATCAAACGCAGCAgccgcagcaacagcagcagcagccaaccccaccaccaacaacgtcagcacAACACAGCACGCATACGCTGGGTGGGCCACACGAAACGGGTAACTTTCCCGAGCTGCAGAGTATCGTGGTGCAACCGGAAGTCACTGTGGAAACGCACCACTCGGACACGAACACAACAAAAGTAACAGCGACGGCGAACATCAAAGTGGAATTGGTGACGCCTGGGCGCGCGgtgcgtagctacaacttcagCAGCTAG